One Thermodesulfobacteriota bacterium genomic window, GGCACTTGCTCCCTTAGTAAACATCGGGGGGCTTGCTACATATATAACTCTTAGGTTTTTAGCATCAGACATATTTCTGCTCTTATTTTACTTCTAACTATTTGGGTTGATTATAACTTATAGGACAAATAAGATATAATAAGCCAAACTTAGAGGTTGTGTACTACCAATTAAACAATAAAAAACTCTATTAAGTTTTAGGTCGTAATATGAAAATTAAATCAATTAGAGGCTTTCACGACATTCTGCCCGAAAACATAAGGAGATGGCACTTTATTGAAGATGCCGCCAAAAGGGTGTTTCAACTCTATGGATTCTCCGAGATCAGAATCCCCGTGCTTGAATTTACTGATGTATTCGCAAGAAGCTTAGGAACCACAACCGATATTGTAGAAAAAGAGATGTATACATTTGAAGACAGAGATGGGTCTTCACTTACGCTCAGGCCCGAGGGGACAGCTGGAGTTGTAAGAGCTTACATAGAAGATTCTATGCATGCTAAATCTGCAATATCCAAACTGTATTACACTGGAATGATGTTCAGACACGAAAGACCTCAGAAAGGCCGTTTTAGAGGTTTCTATCAAATAGGAGCAGAGCTTATTGGACCAAAAGAACCTGAATCTGATGCTGAGCTTATTACAATGCTTTGGAGATTTTTTGAAGAGATCTCTCTTACGCCGTATCTAACTCTTGAGATAAGCTCACTTGGAGACGATACATGCAGGCCTGCTTACAAGGAAAAGCTGATTGATTTTTTCAAACCGCATACAGATGAACTCTGCGAGATCTGCCAGCGAAGACTCAAGGCAAATCCCCTCCGCATCTTGGACTGCAAAGAGAAAAAGTGTAAAGAAATGGCTGAAGACGCTCCCTCAATGCTGGATAATTTAAGCGATGAGTGTGAGGATCATTTTAATGCTGTTAAAGAGAATTTAACTGCGGCCAATATTCCGTTTGTGATAAATCCCAAAATTGTAAGAGGACTTGATTACTATACGAAAACAGTGTTTGAGATTACAACAGATGAGCTTGGATCACAAAACGCAGTGGCCGCGGGGGGAAGATATGATGGTCTGGTAAAGGAGCTCGGCGGCCCTGATACAGCTGCTGTTGGTTTTGCTATGGGTATTGAGAGAATAGTTCTCCTTCAGGAAAAGGCAATTCCCCAAGGCTTTGCAAAAGAGCTTGATGTGTTTATAGCGCATATGGGAGAGGACTCGAGAAAGGCAGCTTTCAAGCTTGCGTTTGAGCTCAGGAAAAACGACGTCTCGGTAGAGATGGAATACGCTGAGAAAAGTCTTAAGAGCCAAATGAAACGTGCTGACAAGTTAGATGCAAATTTCACTTTCATTATTGGTGATGAAGAGCTGGCAAAAGGTGTTGTAAAAGTTAGAGATATGAAACAGAGCTCTGAAGAAGATATAGAGATTAATCAAATACTTCAAATCACCGATCGTTTTAGATAATAAGAACTACCCTACTTTTTTTGAACACTGAGCACAGTACAGATCGCCTTCGTAAATCTGAGCGCCGCATTCACACACTGAAACTACATTTGGTTTAACCAAGGCTTTAACGCTTCCAAGTTCTTTATCCGCATTTAGATGAATAAACTCAAGCTCCTGCTCGCATTTTTCAATTTC contains:
- the hisS gene encoding histidine--tRNA ligase translates to MKIKSIRGFHDILPENIRRWHFIEDAAKRVFQLYGFSEIRIPVLEFTDVFARSLGTTTDIVEKEMYTFEDRDGSSLTLRPEGTAGVVRAYIEDSMHAKSAISKLYYTGMMFRHERPQKGRFRGFYQIGAELIGPKEPESDAELITMLWRFFEEISLTPYLTLEISSLGDDTCRPAYKEKLIDFFKPHTDELCEICQRRLKANPLRILDCKEKKCKEMAEDAPSMLDNLSDECEDHFNAVKENLTAANIPFVINPKIVRGLDYYTKTVFEITTDELGSQNAVAAGGRYDGLVKELGGPDTAAVGFAMGIERIVLLQEKAIPQGFAKELDVFIAHMGEDSRKAAFKLAFELRKNDVSVEMEYAEKSLKSQMKRADKLDANFTFIIGDEELAKGVVKVRDMKQSSEEDIEINQILQITDRFR